From a region of the Tursiops truncatus isolate mTurTru1 chromosome 13, mTurTru1.mat.Y, whole genome shotgun sequence genome:
- the MLEC gene encoding malectin isoform X2, which translates to MKLPILRSNPEDQILYQTERYNEETFGYEVPIKEEGDYVLVLKFAEVYFAQSQQKVFDVRLNGHVVVKDLDIFDRVGHSTAHDEIIPMSIRKGKLSVQGEVSTFTGKLYIEFVKGYYDNPKVCALYIMAGTVDDVPKLQPHPGLEKKEEEEEEEEYDEGSNLKRQTNKNRVQSGPRTPNPYASDNSSLMFPILVAFGVFIPTLFCLCRL; encoded by the exons ATGAAACTGCCAATTCTGCGTTCCAACCCCGAAGACCAGATCCTGTATCAAACAGAGCGGTACAATGAGGAGACCTTTGGCTACGAAGTGCCCATCAAGGAGGAGGGGGACTATGTACTGGTGTTGAAATTTGCCGAGGTCTACTTTGCACAGTCCCAGCAGAAG GTATTTGATGTGCGATTGAATGGCCATGTTGTGGTGAAGGACTTGGATATCTTTGATCGCGTTGGACACAGTACAGCTCATGATGAAATCATCCCGATGAGCATCAGAAAGGGGAAGCTGAGTGTCCAGGGGGAGGTGTCCACCTTCACAGGGAAACTCTACATCGAGTTTGTCAAG GGATACTATGACAATCCCAAAGTCTGTGCACTCTACATCATGGCTGGGACAGTGGACG ATGTACCAAAGCTGCAGCCTCATCCAGgactggagaagaaagaagaggaggaggaggaggaagaatacGATGAAGGGTCTAATCTCAAAAGACAGACCAATAAGAACCGGGTGCAGTCGGGCCCCCGCACGCCCAACCCCTATGCCTCGGACAACAGCAGCCTCATGTTTCCCATCCTGGTGGCCTTCGGAGTCTTCATTCCAACCCTCTTCTGCCTCTGCCGATTGTGA